Genomic DNA from Paenibacillus borealis:
GGAGTTGGAGCAGGAGCAGGAACCTCAACGGGAATTGGAGCTGGTGCTTATCCGCCATGGTCACACGCAGTGGAACAAGGAACGGCGCTATTTAGGGAGTACGGATCTACCGCTCCTGCCGGAGGCGCGGCAGCAATTGTCCGCACTAAGCGACCAGCCTGTACTCGGCGGGGAATTCTGGCGCGTCTATTGCAGTGACCTGCGCAGATGCAGGGAGACACTGGAAGCCATGGCTCCGCACCTGGAGCAGCAGGCAGTCTATGATCCACGCCTGCGCGAGCTGGATTTCGGCGCCTGGGAAGGCTGCAATTATGAGCAACTGAAGGATAACGGGCATTACCGCAGCTGGATTGACCATCCACAGTTGGTGACACCGCCGGAAGGGGAATCGTGGGAGCAGTTTGAAGCCCGGGTGGATGATTTCTGGGCTCAGCAGGAGCAGGAATTGGAGTATACAAGCATTAACGGGGGGATGCCCTGGCTTGAAACCAGCGAACCAAGGGTGGTTCCACCAGCGGCCGTTCCACCAGTGGCAGATTCACCAGTGCCCATTTCATCTGTGATAGTTCCACCAGCACCAGATTCACGAGTGCCGATTCCATTTGCGGCCATTCCACTAGTGCCAGACTCATCACCCAATCCCCCGCCTCCGCGCGTGCTGATTGTGACTCACGGCGGCATCATCCGGCTGCTGCTGGCACGTCTGACCAAAGGAGTAACCTTCTATACAGCAGCTGCACCCGCTCCGGGTGAAGTCACTGTACTAAAACTTCGGAAGGATGAAGGAGCCTGGCGCATGATACCGCGCGAAGTGTAGCTCCCACGGCTGGAATAAGGACCGCTATAACTCGGGTGCGAAAAACCGAATACAATGAGCCGCCGAGAGGGTTAACAAGCCAAATGTATGCGAAAAACCGAATACATTATGCCGCCGATAGGGTTAATTAGCCAAATGTATACGAAAAACCGACTACAATGAGCCGCCGATAGGGTTAACGAGCTCAATGTATGCGAAAAACCGAACACATTGTCCCGCCATAGAACCACAGCCGGAAGAAAATCCCGGGGCTGTGGTTCTTTTTTTACGGCGGAGTCTGTGCCATGATAGCTATGGGGGCGATAGCGGTATGTTTAAGGATTTCAAGCTTATTGCCGGACGTCCGGTATATATACAGGTGAAGGATTACATGAAGCATCTTATTATCAAAAGCGCGCTCCAGGGCGGCCAGAAGCTCCCCTCAACACGGGAACTCAGTACACTCCTCAAGGTCAGCCGTAATTCCATTATCTCGGCCTATGAGAGTCTGGAGGATGACGGCTTCGCGTATACGGTACAGGGCCAGGGGAGTTATGTCTCACCAGGCGCAGGGGCGGGGCACGGAGGTCCGGAAGCGGCCTCCTGGAGCATGGACTGGAAAGAGCGGATCAGCGGCCATGCGCTGCTCGCGGAAGAACTGGATATTATGAAGCGGGGGATCCGCGCAGAGAAAGGAACGATTTCTTTTACCAGTATCGCGCCGGATGAGAGCCTCTTCGATCTGGAACATGTCCGAAGAGCCTTTCTGGAGCGCATGTCCGTAGAGGGCAACGTTCTGCTGAATTATGGATATGCCAAGGGATATAAACCTTTAATAGATTATTTGCGGCAATATATGGAGCACAAGGGCGTGGATATGCGCGGGAAGGATCTGCTGATTACGAACGGTTTCACGGAGGGCTTCGACATTGTGTTGACTGCTCTCGGTAAGCGGCATGGCGCTGTAATCTGTGAGAATCCGACGCATCATACGGCGGTCAAGAATCTGAAGCTGCACGGCTTCGGGATTCACGGGGTAACGATGGAGCGGGACGGCATCCACCTCGGCGAACTAAAGCGTGCGCTCGATGAGCGGGAATATGACTGTGCGTATCTGGTCCCTTCCTACCACAATCCCACCGGAATTGTCATGTCTCCCGAGAAAAGACAAGGGCTGATGAAGCTCATGCAGGACTACAAGGTGCCGGTTATTGAGGATGGCTTCAACGAGGAGCTGCGTTATTCGGGTGCCCATGTGGCTCCGTTAATCGCGGCGGCGGGCGGCGGGAATAGCGTCGTCTACCTCGGCAGCTTCTCCAAAGTGCTGTTCCCCGGGCTGCGGGTAGGCTGGGTGCTGGCGGATCAGGAGCTGATCTATTATCTCGAAAGTGTCAAAAGGGCACGCAGTATCCATACCTCGACACTCGACCAGTCGATCCTGTACCAATATCTGCTGGGCGGCAATCTGGAGAAGTATCTGAAGAAGGCCCGGCTGGAGTATAAACGCAAATACGAGCTGACGCTGGCGTGCTGCAAGGAGCATATTCCTTATGCCTCATTGTCGGGGGACGGGGGACTGCATCTGTTTGTAACGTTCGCTGAAGGCTTCAACACAAGGGAATTGCTGGCGGCGTGCCACGGGCAGGGGGTTATTTTTACGGCGGGGGACATCTTCTTCACAGACGGCACAGGGCAGAATACGCTGCGGCTGGGTTTCTCCAGAGTAGCGGATGAGGATATACGCAGAGGAATTGAAATTATAGGCAGGACAGCACGGCAACTAATGAGATGAAGAGGTGCGGATATGATCAGAGTAGGTGTCATTATGGGCGGCGTATCGTCTGAATATGAGGTGTCAATGAATACCGGCAGGGAGATGCTGAAGGCGCTGGATCCGGCAAAATACATCGGGATTCCGGTCCCCATCACCTCGCGGAAAGAGCTGCTGGAGGGAGTCGCGGGGCTGGACTTCGCTTTGCTCGCCCTGCATGGGACCTACGGCGAGGATGGCACCGTACAAGGTGCGCTTGAAACGCTTGGCATTCCGTATTCCGGGAGCGGCGTGCTGTCCAGCAGTCTCTGCATGGATAAAGGGCTGGCCAAGACGGTCATCCGCAGCAAAAGCATTCCCACACCCGATTGGCTGTGCTGGGACAGCATAAACGAATATGACCCGGAAGCCGTGGACCGGCTGGGTTACCCGGTAATGGTGAAGCCGAATTCCGGCGGATCAAGCATCGGCATGACCAAGGTGAATCATCCGCAGGAGCTGCGCGGGGCGGTGGAGAAGGCTTTTGCCGCAGACTGCTCGGTGCTGATCGAGCGCTACACCACAGGGCAGGAAATTACCTGCTCTATTCTCGGAGGAGAGATGCTGCCGGTTATCGGGATTCAGTCGCTCGGTGCCGACTGGTTCGATTATAGCGCCAAATATGAGCAGGGCGGGGCGAAGGAGCAGATCATCCAGCTGCCTGCGGAGGTCGAGGAACGGGTGCGTACGGCGGCACTTGCCTGTTACAGGGCTCTGAAATGCGCGGTGTATGCCCGGGTGGATATGCTGCTGGTAGACGGGATTCCTTATGTGCTGGAAGTGAATACACTGCCCGGCATGACCGCAACCAGTCTGC
This window encodes:
- a CDS encoding histidine phosphatase family protein produces the protein MERDWRLSGVQMDKDEGKDEGKGKGKDKDEGKDKGKDTDRDKDKDSRLKDSAPAGCSALSSPAPQQELELELGLGLGLGRELEQELELGLGQKLEQELAREPQLEQELELELEQEQEPQRELELVLIRHGHTQWNKERRYLGSTDLPLLPEARQQLSALSDQPVLGGEFWRVYCSDLRRCRETLEAMAPHLEQQAVYDPRLRELDFGAWEGCNYEQLKDNGHYRSWIDHPQLVTPPEGESWEQFEARVDDFWAQQEQELEYTSINGGMPWLETSEPRVVPPAAVPPVADSPVPISSVIVPPAPDSRVPIPFAAIPLVPDSSPNPPPPRVLIVTHGGIIRLLLARLTKGVTFYTAAAPAPGEVTVLKLRKDEGAWRMIPREV
- a CDS encoding PLP-dependent aminotransferase family protein, coding for MFKDFKLIAGRPVYIQVKDYMKHLIIKSALQGGQKLPSTRELSTLLKVSRNSIISAYESLEDDGFAYTVQGQGSYVSPGAGAGHGGPEAASWSMDWKERISGHALLAEELDIMKRGIRAEKGTISFTSIAPDESLFDLEHVRRAFLERMSVEGNVLLNYGYAKGYKPLIDYLRQYMEHKGVDMRGKDLLITNGFTEGFDIVLTALGKRHGAVICENPTHHTAVKNLKLHGFGIHGVTMERDGIHLGELKRALDEREYDCAYLVPSYHNPTGIVMSPEKRQGLMKLMQDYKVPVIEDGFNEELRYSGAHVAPLIAAAGGGNSVVYLGSFSKVLFPGLRVGWVLADQELIYYLESVKRARSIHTSTLDQSILYQYLLGGNLEKYLKKARLEYKRKYELTLACCKEHIPYASLSGDGGLHLFVTFAEGFNTRELLAACHGQGVIFTAGDIFFTDGTGQNTLRLGFSRVADEDIRRGIEIIGRTARQLMR
- a CDS encoding D-alanine--D-alanine ligase; translation: MIRVGVIMGGVSSEYEVSMNTGREMLKALDPAKYIGIPVPITSRKELLEGVAGLDFALLALHGTYGEDGTVQGALETLGIPYSGSGVLSSSLCMDKGLAKTVIRSKSIPTPDWLCWDSINEYDPEAVDRLGYPVMVKPNSGGSSIGMTKVNHPQELRGAVEKAFAADCSVLIERYTTGQEITCSILGGEMLPVIGIQSLGADWFDYSAKYEQGGAKEQIIQLPAEVEERVRTAALACYRALKCAVYARVDMLLVDGIPYVLEVNTLPGMTATSLLPQSAKAAGISFTRLLDEIITGSMRERGELDGAAAAQQVQQGGVRL